Proteins from one Loktanella sp. M215 genomic window:
- a CDS encoding ABC transporter ATP-binding protein, with amino-acid sequence MTDSTTTAAPAIELRGISKSFGPVQANKDISIRVMPGTIHGIIGENGAGKSTLMSILYGFYNADAGEIHVAGKRIDIPDSQAAIAAGIGMVFQHFKLVETFTVLENIVLGAEDSGLLRPSLARARRELKALADEYELSVDADALVQDIGVGMQQRVEILKALYRRADILILDEPTGVLTPAEADHLFRILENLRREGKTIILITHKLREIMEITDTVSVMRRGQMTATVKTSETSPAELAELMVGRKVLLRVDKTPAKPGRVILDVQKLNVTDDKGVHRLKDVSFQVRAGEILGIAGVSGNGQSELLEVLGGYQTASGTVLMNDAPIDLTGKTSDGQSRRARGISHVPEDRQAEGLIMDYAAWENVAFGYHHEAKYQSGILMNHAAMLQDTEEKMARFDVRPPDPKLAAKNFSGGNQQKIVLAREIEHNPDLLLIGQPTRGVDIGAIEFIHKQIVALRDQGKAILLVSVELDEILGLSDRIVVMFDGHIMGERDPAQTNERELGMLMAGMTGDPATASVAEIEDNLAHTGSGEKV; translated from the coding sequence ATGACCGACAGCACCACGACCGCCGCCCCCGCCATCGAACTGCGGGGCATCTCGAAATCCTTTGGCCCCGTGCAGGCCAACAAAGATATCAGCATCCGCGTCATGCCCGGCACGATCCACGGCATCATCGGTGAAAACGGCGCCGGCAAATCCACGCTGATGAGCATCCTCTATGGCTTCTACAATGCCGATGCCGGCGAGATCCATGTCGCCGGCAAACGGATCGACATCCCCGACAGTCAGGCCGCCATCGCCGCGGGCATCGGCATGGTCTTCCAGCACTTCAAACTGGTTGAGACCTTCACCGTCCTCGAAAACATCGTCCTCGGCGCCGAGGACTCGGGCCTCCTGCGCCCTTCCCTCGCGCGCGCGCGGCGCGAGTTGAAGGCACTGGCCGACGAATACGAACTCTCCGTCGATGCGGACGCGCTGGTGCAGGACATCGGCGTCGGCATGCAGCAACGGGTCGAGATCCTCAAGGCGCTCTACCGCCGCGCCGATATCCTGATCCTTGACGAACCCACCGGCGTGCTGACGCCCGCCGAGGCCGACCACCTGTTCCGCATCCTCGAAAACCTGCGGCGCGAGGGCAAGACGATCATCCTGATCACCCACAAGCTGCGCGAGATCATGGAGATCACCGACACCGTCAGCGTCATGCGCCGCGGCCAGATGACCGCCACCGTCAAGACGTCAGAGACGAGCCCCGCGGAACTCGCCGAACTGATGGTCGGCCGCAAGGTGCTGCTGCGCGTGGACAAGACCCCCGCCAAGCCGGGCCGCGTGATCCTCGATGTGCAGAAGCTCAACGTCACCGACGACAAGGGCGTGCACCGCCTGAAGGACGTCAGTTTTCAGGTCCGCGCCGGTGAAATCCTCGGCATCGCCGGTGTCTCCGGCAACGGCCAGTCCGAACTGCTGGAGGTGCTGGGCGGCTACCAGACCGCTAGCGGCACCGTCTTGATGAACGACGCGCCCATCGACCTGACCGGCAAGACCTCTGACGGCCAAAGCCGCCGGGCCCGCGGCATTTCCCATGTGCCAGAGGACCGTCAGGCCGAAGGTCTGATCATGGACTATGCCGCGTGGGAAAACGTGGCCTTCGGCTATCACCACGAGGCCAAATACCAGTCCGGCATCCTGATGAACCACGCGGCGATGCTGCAGGATACCGAAGAGAAGATGGCCCGCTTCGACGTGCGCCCCCCCGATCCCAAGCTTGCCGCCAAGAATTTCTCTGGCGGCAACCAGCAGAAGATCGTGCTGGCCCGGGAAATCGAGCATAACCCCGACCTTCTGTTGATCGGCCAGCCCACCCGCGGCGTCGACATCGGCGCGATCGAATTCATCCACAAGCAGATCGTCGCCCTGCGCGATCAGGGCAAGGCGATCCTGCTGGTCAGCGTGGAACTGGACGAGATCCTCGGCCTGTCGGACCGGATCGTCGTCATGTTCGACGGTCACATCATGGGCGAGCGCGACCCCGCGCAGACCAACGAACGCGAACTCGGCATGCTGATGGCCGGCATGACCGGCGATCCCGCCACCGCCAGCGTGGCAGAGATCGAAGACAACCTCGCCCACACGGGCAGCGGAGAGAAGGTGTAG
- a CDS encoding BMP family lipoprotein gives MTFFTNCLGATAALALTAGAALADPAIIFDLGGKFDKSFNESAFNGATRWAEETGGKFAEVELQSDAQREQALRRFAESGMNPIVMAGFSFETPLGDLAADYPDTKFVIIDAVVDAPNVQSVVFNEEQGSYLVGMLAAMASKTGTVSFVGGMDIPLIRKFACGYAEGAKAANPDIKVIANMTGTTPAAWNDPVKGTELTLAQKSQGSDVVFQAAGGTGVGVLQAAADNDMLGIGVDANQNYMHPGQVLTSMLKRVDNAVYDAFKAGADVKPGIESLGVAQDGVGYAMDDYNKDLVTADMQAKVEEAKAGIADGSIMVHDYMSDETCPALTF, from the coding sequence ATGACCTTTTTCACCAATTGCCTTGGCGCGACGGCGGCCCTTGCCCTGACCGCAGGTGCGGCGCTGGCCGATCCGGCGATCATCTTCGACCTTGGCGGCAAGTTCGACAAATCCTTCAACGAATCCGCCTTCAACGGTGCCACCCGCTGGGCCGAGGAAACCGGTGGCAAATTCGCGGAAGTCGAGCTGCAGTCCGATGCGCAGCGCGAGCAGGCGCTGCGCCGCTTTGCCGAATCCGGCATGAACCCAATCGTCATGGCGGGCTTCTCGTTCGAGACGCCGCTGGGTGATCTGGCCGCTGACTATCCCGACACCAAGTTCGTGATCATCGATGCCGTGGTCGATGCGCCCAACGTGCAATCCGTCGTCTTCAACGAAGAGCAGGGGTCCTACCTTGTCGGCATGCTGGCCGCGATGGCGTCCAAGACCGGCACCGTGTCCTTCGTCGGCGGCATGGACATCCCGCTGATCCGCAAGTTCGCCTGCGGCTACGCCGAAGGCGCCAAGGCCGCGAACCCGGACATCAAGGTGATCGCCAACATGACCGGCACGACCCCCGCCGCATGGAACGACCCGGTCAAGGGGACCGAGCTGACGCTGGCGCAGAAATCCCAGGGCTCCGACGTGGTCTTTCAGGCCGCTGGCGGCACCGGTGTCGGCGTCCTGCAGGCGGCAGCCGACAACGACATGCTGGGGATCGGCGTGGACGCCAACCAGAACTACATGCACCCCGGTCAGGTCCTGACCTCCATGCTCAAGCGCGTGGACAACGCCGTCTATGACGCCTTCAAGGCCGGCGCCGACGTGAAGCCGGGCATCGAATCCCTTGGCGTCGCACAGGACGGCGTGGGCTACGCCATGGACGACTACAACAAGGATCTGGTGACCGCCGACATGCAGGCCAAGGTCGAAGAAGCCAAGGCCGGCATCGCCGACGGGTCGATCATGGTGCACGACTACATGTCCGACGAAACCTGCCCGGCGCTGACGTTCTAA
- a CDS encoding ABC transporter permease: protein MDVMPKWADVVLIPVISLLLAAILSALVILAIGENPWNALKIMVEGSLGSTYGWGYTLYYATNFIFTGLAVAIAFHARMFNIGGEGQAVLGGLGVALVCLYIPFPHWSLALIAASLGAALFGAGWAIIPAYLQAKRGSHIVITTIMFNFIAAALLNYLLVGALKPAGSMEPATGKFLPGTHLPSFQEMFSTADTVLFRGAPANVSFFVAIAACVVIWALIWRTRLGYEIRAFGHSESAAKYAGISPTKIIVISMSISGALAGMMAINNVMGEAERLVLNAVEGAGFIGIAVALMGRSHPFGVFLAAILFGFLYQGGAELALWTSIPRELIVVIQALVILFTGALDNMVRMPLERFFLARRRAAKPRTKLTPAE from the coding sequence ATGGACGTGATGCCGAAATGGGCCGACGTGGTCCTGATCCCAGTGATCTCGCTTCTGCTGGCGGCAATCCTGTCGGCGCTGGTGATCCTCGCCATCGGTGAAAACCCGTGGAACGCCCTCAAGATTATGGTCGAAGGATCGCTCGGGTCGACCTACGGCTGGGGCTACACGCTCTATTACGCCACCAACTTCATCTTCACCGGCCTTGCCGTCGCCATCGCCTTTCATGCCCGCATGTTCAACATCGGCGGTGAAGGGCAGGCCGTCCTCGGCGGCCTCGGCGTGGCGTTGGTCTGCCTCTACATCCCCTTTCCGCACTGGTCGCTGGCGCTGATCGCGGCGTCATTGGGTGCGGCGCTCTTTGGGGCAGGCTGGGCGATCATCCCGGCCTACCTGCAGGCCAAGCGCGGCAGCCACATCGTCATCACGACGATCATGTTCAACTTCATCGCCGCCGCCTTGCTGAATTACCTCCTTGTCGGCGCGCTAAAGCCCGCTGGCAGCATGGAGCCCGCGACGGGCAAGTTCCTGCCCGGCACCCACCTGCCTTCGTTCCAGGAGATGTTCTCGACCGCCGACACGGTGCTGTTTCGCGGGGCGCCCGCCAACGTCAGCTTCTTCGTGGCCATCGCCGCCTGCGTCGTGATCTGGGCACTGATCTGGCGCACCCGTCTGGGCTATGAAATCCGCGCCTTCGGCCATTCGGAATCGGCGGCGAAATACGCGGGCATCAGCCCGACCAAGATCATCGTGATCTCCATGTCGATCTCCGGTGCCCTCGCTGGCATGATGGCAATCAACAACGTGATGGGAGAGGCCGAGCGCCTCGTCCTGAACGCCGTCGAAGGGGCCGGCTTCATCGGCATCGCCGTGGCCCTCATGGGCCGCTCGCATCCCTTCGGCGTGTTCCTCGCGGCCATCCTCTTCGGCTTCCTCTATCAGGGCGGCGCGGAACTGGCATTGTGGACGAGCATCCCGCGCGAATTGATCGTCGTCATTCAGGCGCTGGTGATCCTCTTCACCGGCGCGCTCGACAACATGGTGCGGATGCCGCTGGAACGCTTTTTCCTGGCCCGTCGCCGCGCGGCCAAACCCCGCACCAAACTGACCCCGGCGGAGTGA